A window of Bos taurus isolate L1 Dominette 01449 registration number 42190680 breed Hereford chromosome 19, ARS-UCD2.0, whole genome shotgun sequence contains these coding sequences:
- the KRBA2 gene encoding KRAB-A domain-containing protein 2 isoform X2 has translation MECIPGRGQPKQRLTGDFLQFSMTPQRAGNDPRGVSNPSETDMEISTMREKFLTSVTKLVESKSYNSKVFSKEKYFQTIKEVKEAKEKGKKSSRDYRRAAKYDVISVAGTEKLIEAAHRERDRIRYYVHKEELFDILHDTHLNIGHGGRTRMLKELQGKYGNVTKEVIVLYLTLCKQCHQKNPVPKRGLAPKPMPCKDNDSRCQVEILDMQSNADGEFKFILYYQDHLTKFIILRPLKAKQAHEVVSVLLDIFTILGPPSVLESDSGMEFTNQVVNELNEVWPDLKIVLGKSHPGQGQGFLERVSRDVKTMLSAWMQSNHSHHWTEGLRFMQMVRNQAFDGSLQQSPYEAMFGCKAKFGLYSSHLPRETVAVLHTEEELEIAEEQLESSLWVRQEERAEVGADRSDVDEDVDPMPLEASEPSTSQAASVFTVEGPGRGHLDPAQPSSVLSHFSIWSGTSCFQFASFLDMCAVDN, from the exons ATGGAATGCATTCCAGGTCGGGGGCAGCCAAAGCAAAGACTCACAG GAGACTTCTTACAATTCTCCATGACACCACAGAGAGCTGGAAATGATCCCCGTGGTGTTTCAAATCCAAGTGAAACAGACATGGAGATAAGTACCATGAGAGAAAAGTTTCTCACCAGCGTGACCAAGTTGGTAGAAAGCAAAAGTTACAACAGCAAggtattttccaaagaaaagtaCTTTCAAACAATCAAGGAAGTCAAAGAAGctaaggagaaggggaagaagtcATCACGTGATTATCGCCGTGCAGCAAAATATGATGTGATTTCTGTAGCAGGCACAGAGAAACTCATAGAGGCTGCTCACAGAGAACGAGATCGGATACGGTATTACGTACACAAGGAAGAGCTGTTTGACATCCTTCACGACACACATCTCAATATTGGCCATGGCGGGCGGACACGCATGCTCAAGGAGCTGCAAGGCAAATATGGGAATGTCACCAAAGAAGTCATTGTcttatatctgactctgtgtaaaCAGTGCCACCAGAAGAACCCAGTACCCAAGAGAGGCCTTGCACCCAAGCCCATGCCATGTAAGGACAATGACTCCAGATGCCAAGTTGAAATCCTTGATATGCAGTCAAATGCTGATGGGGAGTTCAAGTTCATTTTGTATTACCAGGACCACTTAACCAAGTTCATTATTTTACGGCCATTAAAAGCCAAGCAGGCCCACGAGGTAGTCAGCGTCCTGTTGGATATTTTCACAATTCTTGGTCCACCCAGCGTCTTAGAATCTGACAGTGGCATGGAGTTCACAAACCAGGTTGTTAATGAGCTCAACGAGGTATGGCCAGACCTAAAGATTGTCCTTGGTAAGTCCCACCCTGGCCAAGGCCAGGGCTTCCTGGAGCGAGTAAGCCGTGATGTCAAGACCATGCTGAGTGCCTGGATGCAGAGTAACCACTCCCATCATTGGACCGAAGGCCTGCGGTTCATGCAGATGGTGAGGAATCAGGCCTTTGATGGTTCCTTGCAGCAGAGTCCATACGAGGCAATGTTTGGTTGTAAAGCCAAATTTGGACTCTATTCCTCACACTTGCCCCGGGAAACTGTGGCTGTTTTACACACAGAGGAGGAGCTAGAAATTGCCGAAGAACAACTGGAAAGCAGCCTTTGGgtcaggcaggaagagagggctgAGGTTGGAGCAGACCGGTCTGACGTGGATGAGGACGTCGATCCCATGCCTCTCGAAGCCTCGGAGCCCAGCACCTCCCAGGCAGCCTCAG TGTTTACAGTGGAGGGACCTGGAAGAGGACACCTAGACCCAGCCCAGCCTTCCTCTGTGTTATCACATTTCAGCATCTGGAGCGGAACCAGTTGCTTTCAGTTTGCAA GCTTTCTGGACATGTGTGCCGTTGACAACTAA
- the KRBA2 gene encoding KRAB-A domain-containing protein 2 isoform X4 — translation MECIPGRGQPKQRLTGDFLQFSMTPQRAGNDPRGVSNPSETDMEISTMREKFLTSVTKLVESKSYNSKVFSKEKYFQTIKEVKEAKEKGKKSSRDYRRAAKYDVISVAGTEKLIEAAHRERDRIRYYVHKEELFDILHDTHLNIGHGGRTRMLKELQGKYGNVTKEVIVLYLTLCKQCHQKNPVPKRGLAPKPMPCKDNDSRCQVEILDMQSNADGEFKFILYYQDHLTKFIILRPLKAKQAHEVVSVLLDIFTILGPPSVLESDSGMEFTNQVVNELNEVWPDLKIVLGKSHPGQGQGFLERVSRDVKTMLSAWMQSNHSHHWTEGLRFMQMVRNQAFDGSLQQSPYEAMFGCKAKFGLYSSHLPRETVAVLHTEEELEIAEEQLESSLWVRQEERAEVGADRSDVDEDVDPMPLEASEPSTSQAASGFLDMCAVDN, via the exons ATGGAATGCATTCCAGGTCGGGGGCAGCCAAAGCAAAGACTCACAG GAGACTTCTTACAATTCTCCATGACACCACAGAGAGCTGGAAATGATCCCCGTGGTGTTTCAAATCCAAGTGAAACAGACATGGAGATAAGTACCATGAGAGAAAAGTTTCTCACCAGCGTGACCAAGTTGGTAGAAAGCAAAAGTTACAACAGCAAggtattttccaaagaaaagtaCTTTCAAACAATCAAGGAAGTCAAAGAAGctaaggagaaggggaagaagtcATCACGTGATTATCGCCGTGCAGCAAAATATGATGTGATTTCTGTAGCAGGCACAGAGAAACTCATAGAGGCTGCTCACAGAGAACGAGATCGGATACGGTATTACGTACACAAGGAAGAGCTGTTTGACATCCTTCACGACACACATCTCAATATTGGCCATGGCGGGCGGACACGCATGCTCAAGGAGCTGCAAGGCAAATATGGGAATGTCACCAAAGAAGTCATTGTcttatatctgactctgtgtaaaCAGTGCCACCAGAAGAACCCAGTACCCAAGAGAGGCCTTGCACCCAAGCCCATGCCATGTAAGGACAATGACTCCAGATGCCAAGTTGAAATCCTTGATATGCAGTCAAATGCTGATGGGGAGTTCAAGTTCATTTTGTATTACCAGGACCACTTAACCAAGTTCATTATTTTACGGCCATTAAAAGCCAAGCAGGCCCACGAGGTAGTCAGCGTCCTGTTGGATATTTTCACAATTCTTGGTCCACCCAGCGTCTTAGAATCTGACAGTGGCATGGAGTTCACAAACCAGGTTGTTAATGAGCTCAACGAGGTATGGCCAGACCTAAAGATTGTCCTTGGTAAGTCCCACCCTGGCCAAGGCCAGGGCTTCCTGGAGCGAGTAAGCCGTGATGTCAAGACCATGCTGAGTGCCTGGATGCAGAGTAACCACTCCCATCATTGGACCGAAGGCCTGCGGTTCATGCAGATGGTGAGGAATCAGGCCTTTGATGGTTCCTTGCAGCAGAGTCCATACGAGGCAATGTTTGGTTGTAAAGCCAAATTTGGACTCTATTCCTCACACTTGCCCCGGGAAACTGTGGCTGTTTTACACACAGAGGAGGAGCTAGAAATTGCCGAAGAACAACTGGAAAGCAGCCTTTGGgtcaggcaggaagagagggctgAGGTTGGAGCAGACCGGTCTGACGTGGATGAGGACGTCGATCCCATGCCTCTCGAAGCCTCGGAGCCCAGCACCTCCCAGGCAGCCTCAG GCTTTCTGGACATGTGTGCCGTTGACAACTAA
- the KRBA2 gene encoding KRAB-A domain-containing protein 2 isoform X1, translated as MECIPGRGQPKQRLTGDFLQFSMTPQRAGNDPRGVSNPSETDMEISTMREKFLTSVTKLVESKSYNSKVFSKEKYFQTIKEVKEAKEKGKKSSRDYRRAAKYDVISVAGTEKLIEAAHRERDRIRYYVHKEELFDILHDTHLNIGHGGRTRMLKELQGKYGNVTKEVIVLYLTLCKQCHQKNPVPKRGLAPKPMPCKDNDSRCQVEILDMQSNADGEFKFILYYQDHLTKFIILRPLKAKQAHEVVSVLLDIFTILGPPSVLESDSGMEFTNQVVNELNEVWPDLKIVLGKSHPGQGQGFLERVSRDVKTMLSAWMQSNHSHHWTEGLRFMQMVRNQAFDGSLQQSPYEAMFGCKAKFGLYSSHLPRETVAVLHTEEELEIAEEQLESSLWVRQEERAEVGADRSDVDEDVDPMPLEASEPSTSQAASVFTVEGPGRGHLDPAQPSSVLSHFSIWSGTSCFQFASMFCPYNVFYI; from the exons ATGGAATGCATTCCAGGTCGGGGGCAGCCAAAGCAAAGACTCACAG GAGACTTCTTACAATTCTCCATGACACCACAGAGAGCTGGAAATGATCCCCGTGGTGTTTCAAATCCAAGTGAAACAGACATGGAGATAAGTACCATGAGAGAAAAGTTTCTCACCAGCGTGACCAAGTTGGTAGAAAGCAAAAGTTACAACAGCAAggtattttccaaagaaaagtaCTTTCAAACAATCAAGGAAGTCAAAGAAGctaaggagaaggggaagaagtcATCACGTGATTATCGCCGTGCAGCAAAATATGATGTGATTTCTGTAGCAGGCACAGAGAAACTCATAGAGGCTGCTCACAGAGAACGAGATCGGATACGGTATTACGTACACAAGGAAGAGCTGTTTGACATCCTTCACGACACACATCTCAATATTGGCCATGGCGGGCGGACACGCATGCTCAAGGAGCTGCAAGGCAAATATGGGAATGTCACCAAAGAAGTCATTGTcttatatctgactctgtgtaaaCAGTGCCACCAGAAGAACCCAGTACCCAAGAGAGGCCTTGCACCCAAGCCCATGCCATGTAAGGACAATGACTCCAGATGCCAAGTTGAAATCCTTGATATGCAGTCAAATGCTGATGGGGAGTTCAAGTTCATTTTGTATTACCAGGACCACTTAACCAAGTTCATTATTTTACGGCCATTAAAAGCCAAGCAGGCCCACGAGGTAGTCAGCGTCCTGTTGGATATTTTCACAATTCTTGGTCCACCCAGCGTCTTAGAATCTGACAGTGGCATGGAGTTCACAAACCAGGTTGTTAATGAGCTCAACGAGGTATGGCCAGACCTAAAGATTGTCCTTGGTAAGTCCCACCCTGGCCAAGGCCAGGGCTTCCTGGAGCGAGTAAGCCGTGATGTCAAGACCATGCTGAGTGCCTGGATGCAGAGTAACCACTCCCATCATTGGACCGAAGGCCTGCGGTTCATGCAGATGGTGAGGAATCAGGCCTTTGATGGTTCCTTGCAGCAGAGTCCATACGAGGCAATGTTTGGTTGTAAAGCCAAATTTGGACTCTATTCCTCACACTTGCCCCGGGAAACTGTGGCTGTTTTACACACAGAGGAGGAGCTAGAAATTGCCGAAGAACAACTGGAAAGCAGCCTTTGGgtcaggcaggaagagagggctgAGGTTGGAGCAGACCGGTCTGACGTGGATGAGGACGTCGATCCCATGCCTCTCGAAGCCTCGGAGCCCAGCACCTCCCAGGCAGCCTCAG TGTTTACAGTGGAGGGACCTGGAAGAGGACACCTAGACCCAGCCCAGCCTTCCTCTGTGTTATCACATTTCAGCATCTGGAGCGGAACCAGTTGCTTTCAGTTTGCAAGTATGTTTTGTCCATATaatgtcttttatatttaa
- the KRBA2 gene encoding KRAB-A domain-containing protein 2 isoform X3, whose product MLNSYENAVPQGDFLQFSMTPQRAGNDPRGVSNPSETDMEISTMREKFLTSVTKLVESKSYNSKVFSKEKYFQTIKEVKEAKEKGKKSSRDYRRAAKYDVISVAGTEKLIEAAHRERDRIRYYVHKEELFDILHDTHLNIGHGGRTRMLKELQGKYGNVTKEVIVLYLTLCKQCHQKNPVPKRGLAPKPMPCKDNDSRCQVEILDMQSNADGEFKFILYYQDHLTKFIILRPLKAKQAHEVVSVLLDIFTILGPPSVLESDSGMEFTNQVVNELNEVWPDLKIVLGKSHPGQGQGFLERVSRDVKTMLSAWMQSNHSHHWTEGLRFMQMVRNQAFDGSLQQSPYEAMFGCKAKFGLYSSHLPRETVAVLHTEEELEIAEEQLESSLWVRQEERAEVGADRSDVDEDVDPMPLEASEPSTSQAASVFTVEGPGRGHLDPAQPSSVLSHFSIWSGTSCFQFASMFCPYNVFYI is encoded by the exons ATGCTGAACAGTTACGAGAATGCGGTCCCTCAGG GAGACTTCTTACAATTCTCCATGACACCACAGAGAGCTGGAAATGATCCCCGTGGTGTTTCAAATCCAAGTGAAACAGACATGGAGATAAGTACCATGAGAGAAAAGTTTCTCACCAGCGTGACCAAGTTGGTAGAAAGCAAAAGTTACAACAGCAAggtattttccaaagaaaagtaCTTTCAAACAATCAAGGAAGTCAAAGAAGctaaggagaaggggaagaagtcATCACGTGATTATCGCCGTGCAGCAAAATATGATGTGATTTCTGTAGCAGGCACAGAGAAACTCATAGAGGCTGCTCACAGAGAACGAGATCGGATACGGTATTACGTACACAAGGAAGAGCTGTTTGACATCCTTCACGACACACATCTCAATATTGGCCATGGCGGGCGGACACGCATGCTCAAGGAGCTGCAAGGCAAATATGGGAATGTCACCAAAGAAGTCATTGTcttatatctgactctgtgtaaaCAGTGCCACCAGAAGAACCCAGTACCCAAGAGAGGCCTTGCACCCAAGCCCATGCCATGTAAGGACAATGACTCCAGATGCCAAGTTGAAATCCTTGATATGCAGTCAAATGCTGATGGGGAGTTCAAGTTCATTTTGTATTACCAGGACCACTTAACCAAGTTCATTATTTTACGGCCATTAAAAGCCAAGCAGGCCCACGAGGTAGTCAGCGTCCTGTTGGATATTTTCACAATTCTTGGTCCACCCAGCGTCTTAGAATCTGACAGTGGCATGGAGTTCACAAACCAGGTTGTTAATGAGCTCAACGAGGTATGGCCAGACCTAAAGATTGTCCTTGGTAAGTCCCACCCTGGCCAAGGCCAGGGCTTCCTGGAGCGAGTAAGCCGTGATGTCAAGACCATGCTGAGTGCCTGGATGCAGAGTAACCACTCCCATCATTGGACCGAAGGCCTGCGGTTCATGCAGATGGTGAGGAATCAGGCCTTTGATGGTTCCTTGCAGCAGAGTCCATACGAGGCAATGTTTGGTTGTAAAGCCAAATTTGGACTCTATTCCTCACACTTGCCCCGGGAAACTGTGGCTGTTTTACACACAGAGGAGGAGCTAGAAATTGCCGAAGAACAACTGGAAAGCAGCCTTTGGgtcaggcaggaagagagggctgAGGTTGGAGCAGACCGGTCTGACGTGGATGAGGACGTCGATCCCATGCCTCTCGAAGCCTCGGAGCCCAGCACCTCCCAGGCAGCCTCAG TGTTTACAGTGGAGGGACCTGGAAGAGGACACCTAGACCCAGCCCAGCCTTCCTCTGTGTTATCACATTTCAGCATCTGGAGCGGAACCAGTTGCTTTCAGTTTGCAAGTATGTTTTGTCCATATaatgtcttttatatttaa